Proteins encoded by one window of Lathyrus oleraceus cultivar Zhongwan6 chromosome 1, CAAS_Psat_ZW6_1.0, whole genome shotgun sequence:
- the LOC127082555 gene encoding uncharacterized protein LOC127082555: MVMVLGTEKHVVDNGWSPIGAPLNVQRDDQQQQHWTNNNNNSFDSSVNAVSFGFVATAILISMFLLMAIFERFLAPSSQALFPNRRRSRRAVESPMRKLSHPSPKMSIFTSWVSVLMPGDEIPTFIAHPAPIPCRPERISWPSHHHHHTALSCSTSSVMPNMNQV; this comes from the exons ATGGTAATGGTACTAGGAACAGAGAAGCATGTTGTTGATAATGGATGGAGTCCAATAGGGGCCCCACTAAATGTACAGAGAGATgatcaacaacaacaacattggactaacaacaacaataatagtTTCGATAGTTCGGTTAATGCTGTCTCTTTTGGTTTTGTTGCTACTGCAATTCTTATTTCCATGTTCTTACTCATGGCTATTTTTGAGAGGTTTCTTGCACCTTCTTCACAAGCTTTGTTTCCTAACCGTCGCCGGAGCCGTCGTGCCGTTGAGTCTCCGATGAGGAAACTCAGCCACCCATCACCGAAa ATGAGTATTTTTACTAGCTGGGTTTCAGTTCTAATGCCCGGAGATGAGATTCCTACTTTCATTGCTCATCCTGCGCCGATACCGTGTCGCCCGGAACGAATTTCATGGCCttctcatcatcatcatcatacaGCATTGTCTTGTTCCACTTCTAGTGTTATGCCTAATATGAATCAAGTATGA